From the genome of Borreliella afzelii:
AATCGCCAAAATGAGCAAAATCATCATATTTATACAATTCTTTTTGTTTAATTTCATACAAAATTTTAATTCTTTGAATTTTATTATTAATATCAAATAATGCAACTTTGTCCAAACCTCTTTTAAGATTTGGGATTGTTATAATATTTGTTTTTTTATCCATTTATATATCACTCCTGCTTTTTTTTACTTTTTATTGTAAAAAAGTCTTTTCTAATTTATTCAAGCCA
Proteins encoded in this window:
- a CDS encoding chromosome replication/partitioning protein, coding for MDKKTNIITIPNLKRGLDKVALFDINNKIQRIKILYEIKQKELYKYDDFAHFGDFIEFFEVAKSKAYTYLKIYEKVLDSKVSIDKNKESGF